GGCTCGTTGACCCTCTATCAGAGCGAGGCACGGTCGAAGAAGATCCACCCGAGCATCGTCTCGACGGTCCGGACCATCTGGTGGATCTTCCTCCTCTTTACGTTCGTCTCCATCTTCGCGCTGTTCCTCGCCGGAATGCCCATCTGGGATTCGATCAACCACGCGATGACCGGGCTCGCGACCGGCGGGTTCTCGATCACGGACAACTCGATTGCCACCTACGACAGCGCCGTGATCGACTTCGTGTTGATCCCGATCATGCTCATGGGCTCGATCGCCTTTCCCGTCCACTATCTGATGCTCAACGGCGATCTGCGAAACCTCTATCAGGACCTGCAGACCCGGTGGGTGTTCCTCTACATGGGGGCCGGGTCGGCACTCGTGTGGGCGATCGTGTACGCGACTGGCGTCTACGAGACCGCCTTCGCGGCGCTTCGGTACGGGCTCTTCCAGTTCGTCTCGGCGGCTACCTGTACGGGATTCCAGACTGCCGTTGACGCGACGAACGTCGCGCTGGGCAGTTGGCCGGCCGCCGCCCAGCTCACCGTGACGGGTGGCATGGTCGTCGGCGGTGCAGCCGGGTCGACCGTCGGCGGGATCAAGCTCATCCGGGCGCTCACGCTGGCGAAGGGGATGCGGTTCCAGATCGCCGGCGTCTTCTATCCCGATTCGGCCGTCCGACGCATGAAAATCGACGGGCGAAGCCTCACGCCCGATGAGAGTCACCGCGAGTTCACCGAGGCCGCCATCATCACGCTGCTCTGGGTGCTTTTCCTCCTGATCGGCGTGATGGTGTTGTTGGTGATACTTCCCGACACCTACACCCTGGAGAACGTCCTCTTCGAGGTCGCAAGCGCACAGGGGAACGTCGGCCTCTCGGCTGGCATCACGGGCCCCGAATCCCTGCCCCGGATCGGGAAAGTCCTCTTTCTCTTCCACATGTGGATCGGCCGGCTGGAGATCATCCCGATCCTGGTGACGATGCGCTCGGCGCTTCACTACCTGGGGGGATACAAATGAACCCGACGGCAATCCCCATCGTCGAAACCGTGTTCGAGGTCGGCGCCCAGGACCGCCTGTTCGACGGGCTCCTCCTGATCGGTCCCGTCCTCCTCGCGCTGATCGCGGTCGTGGGTCGAACCCCGCTCACGATGGCATTGGCCGGTGGGTACATCGCGGCCTTCCTCCTCCATATCGGCCACCGATACGTCCGGTCAGATTCGAGCACCGAATAATTCCAGGAGCGCCCGGTCGCTCAGTCTCAGCGACACTTCCGATAGCCGGTGGCCCCGAAAGACGATCGGGCAAAGCTACTTCGAAGCGTCGACGCGTAGCACCGGTGAATGACAGTACTCGACAACGTGCCGGCCCGGCGTCGGCTCAGCAGCCTTCGACGGGCCTTCCATCGCTATCCCGAGCCCGGGTGGCGGGAGTTCTACACGACAGCACGAATCGTCGACGAACTCGAATCCATCGGCGTTGACGAAATCGCTGTCGGGCCGGCGGCCCTCGACACCGCGAAACGGCTCGGCGTCCCGGACACCGAGGAACTCGACGAGTGGTTCCAGAAGGCCAAAGATCGCTACGACGGCCAGTCGGACGTGTTCGACGCGATCGAAGGCGGAAATACGGGCGTCGTGGCCGTACTAAAGCGTGGGGACGGGCCCACCGTCGGCCTTCGGGTGGATATCGACGCGCTCCCGGTCACGGAATCCGAAGATCCGGCGCACGTTCCCGCAGCGGAGGGGTTCCGCTCGGAGAACGAGGGCTACATGCACGCCTGCGGGCACGATGCACACATCACGTTCGGACTCGGAACCATCGAGGCGCTGGGGCGAAGTGACTTCGAGGGAACGCTCAAGGTGTTCTTCCAGCCGGCAGAGGAGTTGCTCGGTGGGGGTAACGCGATGGCCAACGGCCCACACATCGAGGACGTCGATTACATGATCGGGACTCACGTCGGCCTGGGACAGCCGACCGGGGGAGTCGTCGCTGGGGCCAGGGGAGCCCTCGCACTCAACCGGATGCAATTCGAGTTCAGCGGCACACAGGCCCACGCCGGTCTCGCACCGAACCAGGGGGACAACGCCCTCCAGGCGTTCCTCACGGCGGCCGGAAACCTCTATGGGATTCCGCGACACCGGGAGGGTGCGACGCGAGTGAACGTCGGCCAGGTCCGCTCGGAGAACGGGACGAACGTCATTGCCGATCGCGTGCGTGCGGAGGTGGAGGTCCGTGGCGAGACGACCGAACTGATGGAATACATGCGGGATAGAGTCCGCCGAGTGCTGGAATCCGCCGCCGAGATGCACGACTGTACTGTCGAGTACACGACGATCGGCGAATCCATCCGTCACGATTCGGACCCGGAGCTGGTCGATCTGGTGACCGGGTTGGCGGGCGACGTGGACGGCGTCTCCGAGGTGGTCCCGTGGATGGAAATGGGTTCCAGCGAAGACGTCACCTACCTGCTGAAGGCAGTCAGCGACACCGGCGGGTACAGCACGCTACTGGGGATCGGAACGAGCCATCCCGGGGACTATCACACACCGACTTTCGACGTCATCGAGGACAGTCTCCCGATCGGGGTTGGCGTCCTCTCGACGGTCGTCCGTCGGCTCTTCGAAGATCCGCTTTCCGTGGACTGAGCGGTGTGACGGTAGGTCGCCGTTTTCGATCGAAACGCCATCCGACAGATCAGTTCAGTAAGGATTTACCTCGATGCGGGCCAACGTGGCAAGCAATGGTCGATGAAGAGATCGAGCGGGTTCTCTGGTGGTGGACGATTCCGGAGTTGCTGGTTTACCTGGTGCTCTTTTTCCTTCTTTCCGCCAGTCTGCTCGGATATTCGGAACTCTTCGATACGCACTCCAGACACATTCGGCTCCTCGGTCTTGTCCTCACGTTGTTCCAATTTGTGGCCCCGCTCTGGGTGTTCTATGACTTGCGGACCCACTCCGAGTCACTTAGTCGACTATGGTTTCACATCGCCGCGATGCCCGTCATTAATCTCATCGGGGTGGTGGGGTACCTGGAGAAGCGGACAAGAAATTGAGGGAAAACCCTCGAATTACCAGCAAATATTCCGGAAATCCGGAGTAGACCGCTATTCCTGGAACATCTCGCGCATCATGGGGTGCATCTCCATGAGCTGCTCCTCGGCGATCTCCTCGTAGAGCTTGTAGATGATGGAGATCGTCAGGAGCAGGCCCGTGCCGGAGACCTGCCCGATGGTGCCGAGCATGTTGGCCATCACCGCGAGCAGTCCCACGAGGGCGCCCCCGATGACGGTGACCTGGGGGATGTACCGTTCCATGACCTTCTCGATGACCCCGACGTTCTGCCGGAACCCGGGAATCTGCATCCCGGAGTTCTGGATCTGTCGGGCCGTCGACTCGGGGCCCATGTCAGCGGTCTCCACCCAGAAGATGGCGAAGATCGCCCCGCCGACGATCATGATGAAGAGGTCGACCGAGACCCGGAGCATGATCTGTGCCGGGTCCTGGGCCGTCCCGCCGAGCCACCACATCCAGTCCGAACGCTGGTAGATGGGCGCCAGGTAATAGAACAACCCGTCGACCGGGACCAGTTGCCCCTGGGTCTCCTGGTAGACGCCCAGCCAGGTCGGCATGCCGGCTTCGCCGAGTTGGCTCCGCAACAGCCGACCGAGGAACTGAACGTTTGCCTGCAGCGCCCGAACGAGAATCATCGGCAGCACGCTCGCGTAGATGAGCTTCACCGGGAAGCGGCCCCGGGCGCCCTTCACGCGGGCGTGACTGAGCGGAATCTCGATCCGCACCGACTCGGCGTAGACGACCACCGAGAAGATGAGGATCGTCGTGATGATCGCGAGGATCTGCCCGTCGATGAGCAGGAACATGATCCCGTCCGCGGAGAGGATCGAGGGCATCGCCCCGGCGTTACCCAGTGCGATGTCGATCCAGGTGGGGATCACGCCCTCGTTGCCGACCTCGCCCTCCCAGAAGAACAGGCCGCCGACCAGACTCTGGGAGACGCCGGCGACGATGAACAGGCCGATCCCCGATCCGACACCCCACTTGGAGATGACCTCGTCCATGTAGAGGATGAGGATCCCGCCGACGAGCACCTGGGCGAATATCAGCGACTGCACGCCGAAGGTACCGATTCCCAGGCTGGCGGCGATCTGATCACTGGCCGGCAGGAAGTTGCCCATGTAGACGATCGGGATCGCCGTTAGCAGGGTCATCACGATCACGAGGAGCTTCTGGAGGCCCTGATAGAGTGCCTGATCGCGGGGATCGGAGGTATCCAACCCCAGCAAGTTCGCCCCGCCCAGAAGCTGCAAGACGATGGAGGCGGTGACGATCGGGCCGATCCCGACCTGCAGAATCGTCCCCTGACCGCCGGCGAGCAGGCTGCGGAACTGTCCGAACAGGTCCTCGCCCCCGCCCGCCACGCCGAAGAGATACACGTTCGTCAGGAAGAAGTAAAGCACCAGCACGGCGCCCGTCCAGGCCAGCTTGCGCTTGAACGGCACGTGGCCTGTCGGTCGCTCGACCGAGGGCATCCGGGTCAGATAGGGTTCAGCGGCCTCCTTCCATCCCATGGGTTAGTCCTCGCTTTCGTCCGGTTCGTCCGTGGCGTCCTCGGGAACGATGGCGTCCCCGCCGGTCGCTTCGAGTGCGTCCCGGGCACCGTCGGTGAAGGCATCGGCCGTGACCGAAAGCGTGTGGTGGAGTTGCCCCCCACCCAGGACCTTCACGACGTCGGCCTCCTCATCGCCCAGTTCGCGGGCGTCGACCCGGTAGCCGTCGTCGGTCTCGGTGACGACACCCGACTCGACGAGAAGCGGAAGGTCCTCGTCGATCTCCCGGAGTTTGACCTCCGAGACGCTCGTCTGTGCCTTCTCCGGGCGCTTGAAGCCGCTCTTGCCGAGCGGTTCGTAGTGATGATACTCGTGTTTGTCGCGGCCGGCGCGGCCACGGCCCCCGCGATGCCCGGCTCCACGCCGGTTCTTCTGGGACCCGCTGCTGTGGGTTCGCGTGCCGCGCTGGCGTCGTTTCTTGCTCGTCATGGTTATCGCATCGCCGCGAGGAGTTCGTCTATCTCCGCGGTGCTGTGAGTGCCAAGCTGACCGCCCTGGCTCCGGGGGTTCTTGATGCCCTCGTGGCCGCCCCGTGGTGGGTGCAGCCGGAGAGTCGGCGAGAGACCGAGCTCTCGCAGCGTCGTCTCCTCCTCGAGCAGCGCGGCTGCGAGGGACTCGAAGGAGTCGTACTCGGTGTGCTCGGCCAGCCACGCCTCGTTCACGTCGGCGTCGCCTTCGAGCGGTTCGAGGCGCTTTGCCAGAACTGTCTCCAGAGCGTCCTGGCTGGGCTCGCCGAAGGCCACGTAGTCGTTGACCTTCGTGAGCATGCCACGATACGTCTCGGTCTCCGGCACCAGCGTGCAGTGGTTGACGCCATGGAGGTTCAGCATGTCGAGGGTGTCCTCGACGGCCGCCATCATGTTGACGTCACCACGGATCTGAACGACGGCCTGCATCACTCGATCACCTCACGCACGTCGAGCGTGCGGTCGGGGACCCGGGCCTCGGTCGTCCGCTTGAGGGCGTTGAAGGTCGCCTTGCCGAAGTTGACCGTACTCCGGGTCTTCCCCGACGAGCGGGTCCAGATGTCCTCGATCCCGGCGATCGAGAGCACCTGGCGGACCGTTTCGCCGGCCGCGAGGCCGAGGCCTCGGGGCGCGGGGATCAGTTCGACCTCGACGCTTCCGGCCTTGCCGGTCGTTCGGAGCGCGACGGTGTGGGGCAGCCCACAGCCACACTCCCAGGACCCACAGCCCCGAGAGACGTCGATGATGTTCAGCTTCGCGATGTCGATGGCTTTCTGGATCGCCCCGCCGACCTGGTCGTCGCGGCCCTCGGCATAGCCAACATAGCCATCGCGGTTGCCGACGACGACCGCCACGCGGAACTTCACGCGGCGGCCGGAGTCGGTCATCCGCTGGACCATGTTGATGTCGAGTACCTCGTCGTCGAGCCCCGGCAGGAGCGTGTCGACGATTTCCGGCTCCTTCAGGGGAAGGCCGGAGTTGAGGGCGGCGGACATGTCTTCGATCTCGCCGTCCTTGGTGCGACGACCCAGTCGGGTCGTGGGCTCCCAGGCGTCGGTGTGACTCATTCGTTATCCTCCAGTAGGGCCGAACGCACTGTATCGAAGTGGTCCGGCAGGTCTGTTGCGTCGAACGAATCGCTGTAAAGCGGCTCGTCGAGTTGCGTTGCGTACTCGGCGATGTGTTCGCCACGGGTCCGTTCCCAGTCCGCGAAGACCGAATCGTTGTGCGGGATCGAGAGCCCGGCGTCGATGGCACCCTCCTGAATGGCGAATACCTTCGCGCCCGGGGTCGCTCGATTGAGGCCGATGTCGAGCACGGCCTCGGTCAGTCCCGCTTCGAGGGCCCGCGTGCCGGCCAGGAGGCCGGTCAGGTAGGCCGCCGGGAGATTGCCCGTTGGGGCCTCCCAGCCGAACTCGGCCAGATCGGCCGAGATCGCCTTCGCGATCGTTTCGTCTCCGTCCGGACCGAGAGTCACCAGCTGCGCCCTGGCGTGCTGGTTGCTCACGCGAGCAACCAGTCGGGGCTTCCCGGATTTCAGCAGGCGCAACCGCTGATGGTAATCTGTCCGGACCTCGCGGCGTCGCCGCATCGGTACTTTGTAGCGTGGTCCGCTGGCCATTAGATGTCACCTCGTTCGATGTCGTAGTTGTCCTCGATGTAGGCCCGGAGCCGGCGGACGCTGTCGAACTCGCCACCGCTTGCCATCCGATAGAGCTGGCGGTACTGCGAGCGGGAAAGCGGGCCGTCGTCCCGCAGCTCGCGGAGTTCGCGTCGAATCGCCCGGATGCCGTCCCGGTACTCGTCCGCCGGGTCCGAACGAGCCCCGGCCTTCCCTTTGCGGGTGCCCGGGCCCTTCCGATGGCCGGCGGCGCGTTTTTCGTCTCGTTTCCGGGCGCGACCGCGGGAGTTGCCCGACGGCTCGCTCGCCCGGATCGTCCCGTTCTGGACCAGTTCCCGGATGTCCTCGCGGGTGATCGCTTCGGCGATCTCGCTCTGTTCGTCCGGATCGAGCCAGATGCGGTTCTCGCCGACATCGAGCACGTCGGCGGCGAGTCGTTTCTGGGTCGAGAGATCACTCATTCTCGGTCACCTCCACTTCCTCGTAGGTCGGATTGAGCACGCGGATCTCCCGCTCGGCCGCGACGTCCTCGATGCGCTCGCGCTTGCGTCCGCCGACGGCGCTGGCGATCCGGACCGCCTCCCGGTCGGGATCGACGTCTTCGAGGTCCTCGGGGCGGTGAACCCGCACTTCTTCGAAGCCGCTGGGGTGCAGGCCGCGGACGGCCGTCGGGGTCCGGTAGCCGGACTCGACGGTCGCGCCCTTGCCCTTGATACCCAGTCGCTGCTTCGAGAGGTTCCCACGTGGCTTGCGCCACGAGGCACTCACGCGCTTTTTCTTGTGGTGGTCCTGCTGGTTGAACGCCGGTTTGCCCTCCCGTGCCCGCTGGGCGAGCAGCCGGGAGCGCTCCCCGTCGAGGTCGGGCGTCTTGTCGGCCACGCCACGCGGGCGCAGCTCGGTCTCGACGTCCGCGTCCGCAGCTTCTTCCGCTTTTTCGGCTTCGGTCTCGACCTCGGCCTCGGTCTCTTCCTCGATCTCGAGGCCGCCGACGTCCGCCTTGATGCGGGCCGCAAGCGCGTTCCCGATTCCCTCGAGTTCGGCGAGTTCGGACTGGCTTGCCGCCTGCAGGTCCGTAATCGTCTCGTAGCCGCCCTCCCGGAGGGCGTCCGCCTTCGAGGGGCCGATCCCGCTGATGTCTTCGAGCTCTCGTGGCTCGCCGTTGTCGCTCATCTCAGGCACCTCCGCGGGACGGCTTCTCGACGATGTACACGCCGTCCTGGAACACCCGCGTGTCCTTGTCGGGAACCCGGGTGAGTTGTTCGATCTCGCCGGCGGTCTGTCCCACGGCCTCCTTGTCGGGGCCGGTGAGGGTGATCTCGTCGCCGTCGATTGTTACCTCGGTGTCGCCGCGAATGGGGGCCCGTCTCGGGGCCTTCTCGCCGAGGAAGTTCTGGATCACGACCGCGTCGTCCTCGACGGAGACCTGCATCGGGAAGTGGGAGTAGTGGATCTGCATCCGGTACTCGAACTCCTCGGTGACCCCGTGGATCATGTTCTCCACGTGGCTCTGGAAGGTCCCCATCGTGGCGTTGGTCTTGGCGTCCGCCGCGTCGGATTCGATGCAGACGGTCTCGTCCTCGACGGAAACGGTCACGCCGGGGAACCAGAGTCGTCGCTGCACCGAGCCCGCCGGCCCCTCGACCGTGAGGTCAAAGCGCTCGGTCTCGGCGGAGACGTCCTCGGGTAGTTGGATTTCGATTCGTGACATTGTCAGTATACGTACGCGATGAGTTGGCCACCGATGCCCTTCTCGCGGGCCTCGTAGTGGCTCATGATCCCGCTTGAGGTCGTCACGATCAGCGTGCCGTAGTCCCGAGCCGGGAGAAACTGCTTCTCCCACTTCTCGAGTTCGTCCACGCCGGACGAGTATCGCGGGTTCACGGGTCCACACTCGTTGATGGACCCCGTCAGTTCGACCTCGAACTGCCCGGCGCGGCCGTCATCGACGTACTCGAAGCCGCCGATGTACCCGCGGTCATAGAGGACCTCGAGTACCGCACCGATCTCGTTCGAGGCGGGCGTTACCGTATGTGTCAACTGGCCCACACTCTCGGCATTGTTGATGCCCGAGAGCGCGTTCGCCAGTGGGTCGTCTGCTGTCATGATTAGCTGTACTTCTTGAAGCCCATCTGCGGGGCGATCTCCCGGAAGCACTGTCGACACAGCCAGATGTCGTACTTTCCGACGAGACCCTGTTCGCGGTCACATCGGCGACACGTGTGTGTCTGTCCGGTCTCCTGGGTATCTTCTGTGTCGCTCATGTCGTCACCTCCAGGTCGTAGTTGGCTTCGAGGTACGCGATGGCGTCCTCGGCCGTCAGCCGGTGGTTCGACGGGATCTGGCGGGTGGCCTGATCGCGCTTGGAGACGCGATAGCCCGGACGGACCATGTTGACGGTCACGTCGAGGCCGAAGATCCCGATGGTCGGGTCGTACTCCTGGCTGGGGAAGTCGGTGTGCTCTTCGATGCCGAAGCTCACGTTCCCGGTCTGATCGAAGTTTCCACGGGTCACGTCAGCGATCGCGAGTGCCCGGTCGAGGAAGTCCTCGGCGAGGTCCCCACGGATGGTGACCTTCGCGCCGATCGGGTCGCCCGCGCGAATGCCGAACTCCGGTTCGGTCCGCTTGGCGGTCGTCCGGACCGGCTCCTGGCCCGTGATCTCTTCGAGGATCGTCTCCGCAAGCTGGAGATCCTCCCCACCGTGGCCGACGCCCATGTGGACGACGACCTTCTCGATGCTCGGTTCGCGCATCACGTGGAAGTCAGTCTCGGTACTGGACATCAGGCATCACCCTCCGTGGGCAGTTCGGCGTCCTCGCCGACGAAGTTCTCGTCGATGACGACGACGTACTCCTCGACGGTCTCGAAGACGCCCTCGCCGGTGTCGACGGTGACGGTGTTCGAGGCGCTGCCGGGGGTCACGCTGATGTCTTCGACAGTACCGATCTCGCCGGCGTGCTGGCCGGCGACGGCGGTCACGAGTGCGCCCTCCTCGTACACGAAGTGGGCGACGATCTCGTTTGTCTCGTTGTTCAGGACGATCGAGTCGTTCCCGCTGTAGTCCTCCTCCTCGACGATCAGGTTCGCGCCGTCGTGGAGGTTCAGCTGGGTCCGACCGCCCGAGACGGTCGTCTTGCCGATGATCTTCCCGAGTTTGGAGCCCGCGTCGGCCTCGTCGATCGGCGTCAGGCCGAGCCGGCCACCCTCGTCCGGGAACACCCGGTAGTACTCGTCGCGTTCGGGGAACGCCAGGATGTCGAACATCCCGACTGGTCGGTTGCGATCGTCGACGCTGTCACCGTTGATGCGGACGCCACCGGAGTTCACCGCGTAGGTGGCCTCCGTGGCGGTGTCGACGTACCCCAGCACGTCCCGAAGGACGATCACGAGGGGGACGCCGTCCTCGCCGTGCGGTCCGCCGGCGGCTTTCGCCGTGAAGGTGGCGGTCTTGCGTTCGACCGGCCAGGACTTCGGGACCGAGAGTCGTTTCTGATGGTTGCTCATTCTGTCTCACCTTCGAGTCGCGCTTCGCGCACGGGATCCTCCAGGTCCAGCTCCGTGACCCGCAGGTTCGAGGCATCGAGGGGACGAGGCACTTCCTCGTCCTCCGCGGTCTCCTGGGTGACACCCTCGACGTGGACGGTGGCGGCCTTCAGATCGACGGCCAGAACCTCGCCTTCCTCCCCGGCGAAATCGCCGCGAAGGACCTCGACGGTGTCACCGGCGTTGACGGTCACGCTCCGCTGTCCGTACTCCTCGCGGAGGTCGTCGCTGAGCGTGGCCCGAACCTGCTTGTGTCGCTCGTGGAGCGGCGCCCGTTCGGTCCCCATACGCTGTTTGGTTGGTTGTTCACTCATAGCTATACGATCATCGTCGCTGTCGACGCGATGCTTCCGTACCGCTCTGCGACTTCTCGGGCGATGGGGCCTTTGATCTCCGTGCCCCGCGGCTCGCCCATGTCGTCGATGATGACGGCAGCGTTGTCTTCGAATTTGACACGCGTGCCATCCGGTCGGCGGATGGGCTTGCGCTGTCGAACGACGACGGCCTCGAGCACCTGGCGACGCATTTCGGGCGTGCCTTTGGTGACCGAGACGGTCACTTTGTCACCCAGGCCGGCCTTCGGGTGGCGGTTGATCGTTCCCTGGTACCCGGAGACGCTAATTACCTTGAGTTCGCGTGCGCCCGTGTTGTCCGCACACGTGATCAGCGAACCCTTCTCCAGGCCCGGGGTGACATCGGCCTTGATGGCTTCCATCAGGCCTCACCCCCGTCGTCGGTAACTTCGACGACGACGTGGCTTTTCGTCTTCGAGAGCGGTCGTGTCTCTGCGATGCGGACCGTGTCGCCTGTCTGCAAGTCAAAGCACGCCGGGGCGTGAGCCGCGACGCGCGATCGACGCTTCATGTACCGATCGTATTTCGGTACGTACACGTCGTACTCGCGCTCGACGACGACGGTCTTTTCCATGTCCGTCGAGGCAACCGTGCCCTCGATGACCTGGCCGCGCACGGAAAGGCTTCCGTGGAACGGACAGTTGTCATCGGCGCAGGTGCCTTCCGGCTCCGTTACGTTCAGTCCTATCGCCATTGTAATCGTCCTCCTGAAACGGTTCTGCGGGCGGGTCGTGAGAGCAATCGACGTCCATCCACCGTAACGGAGGCCGTCGCCTCGCCAGCCGAGCCAGCCGACACGGCCGGTTGAGCGACGGTCCCGGCGCCCTTCGCGGACGCCGCGGCTTCATCTGTGATCACGAATTCGAATTTCGTTCCCGCCTTGGGAACCCGAACCTCGCCCGAGTCACGCTCGATCAGGAGCGTGTGTTTCGTCTCGTCGACGACCCGGCCCTCGATACCGACCCGCGAGGGATCAGTCGAGCTCGTGACTCGGACCTGCAGTCCGATGAGCTCGTGGCCGGGCAACGTCTCGGGCGAGAGTGTCATCTTACTGTTCCTCCGCAGCTGGGTCGCGCTCCTCGGCCTGGATCGTCTTGATCCGGGCGACGGTGCGCCGCAGCTCCTTGATTCGTGCCGGGTTCTCCGGCGCGCCACCGGCGGCCTTGACCGCCTTGGCGTTGAGGAGTTCCGTCTGCAGCTCCTCGAGTTCGGACTCCCGTTCGGCCGGGGTCATGTCCCGGATCTCGGTGGGGTGGAGGATCGTCATTCCTCCACCTCCTCGTCCATCTCATCCAGGAGTTGTTCGGCCTCGGCCTCGGCGTCTTCCTCGACGTCCTCGATTTCGGGCGCCTCGGCCTCCTCGGTGTCCTCGGTTTCGGGCTCCTCGACGTCATCGAGGAGCTCCTCTTCGATGTCTTCCTCGGGGGACTCCGCCCCGCCGGGGGTCTCGACTTCTTCGAAGTCCTCGGCGGCGGCTTCGGTGTCCTCGGGTTCGCCCTCGAGGAGTTCCTCGACGGACTCGCCCTCCTCTTCGACCACGAGGTCGGAGATATCCGCGTCCTCCTCGATGGTGAAGTCGTCGGGTAGCTCGGCCTCGGGCGGGATGATCTTCACGTTGACCCCGATCGTGCCGAGTTTCATGACCGCGACGGCCTGACCCGCGTCGACGATCTCCTCGGCGGGTTCGCCGTTGTGCTTGATGTAGCCGCGGTTGAACTTCTCGACCCGGGACCGAGCGCCGGTCACCTTGCCGGCCAGTACGATCTCCGCGCCGAGCGCGCCGGCTTCCATGA
This region of Halodesulfurarchaeum sp. HSR-GB genomic DNA includes:
- a CDS encoding 30S ribosomal protein S4e translates to MSNHQKRLSVPKSWPVERKTATFTAKAAGGPHGEDGVPLVIVLRDVLGYVDTATEATYAVNSGGVRINGDSVDDRNRPVGMFDILAFPERDEYYRVFPDEGGRLGLTPIDEADAGSKLGKIIGKTTVSGGRTQLNLHDGANLIVEEEDYSGNDSIVLNNETNEIVAHFVYEEGALVTAVAGQHAGEIGTVEDISVTPGSASNTVTVDTGEGVFETVEEYVVVIDENFVGEDAELPTEGDA
- a CDS encoding 50S ribosomal protein L14, with translation MEAIKADVTPGLEKGSLITCADNTGARELKVISVSGYQGTINRHPKAGLGDKVTVSVTKGTPEMRRQVLEAVVVRQRKPIRRPDGTRVKFEDNAAVIIDDMGEPRGTEIKGPIAREVAERYGSIASTATMIV
- a CDS encoding 30S ribosomal protein S3, with amino-acid sequence MADELEFIEQGLQRSQIDEFFADELARAGYGGMEVAHTPMGTQIVLEAEKPGMVIGKGGKNIRKITTELEDRFNLEDPQIDVQEVEEPDLNAQIVADRLANALERGWYFRKAGHTTIDRIMEAGALGAEIVLAGKVTGARSRVEKFNRGYIKHNGEPAEEIVDAGQAVAVMKLGTIGVNVKIIPPEAELPDDFTIEEDADISDLVVEEEGESVEELLEGEPEDTEAAAEDFEEVETPGGAESPEEDIEEELLDDVEEPETEDTEEAEAPEIEDVEEDAEAEAEQLLDEMDEEVEE
- a CDS encoding 50S ribosomal protein L5 translates to MSSTETDFHVMREPSIEKVVVHMGVGHGGEDLQLAETILEEITGQEPVRTTAKRTEPEFGIRAGDPIGAKVTIRGDLAEDFLDRALAIADVTRGNFDQTGNVSFGIEEHTDFPSQEYDPTIGIFGLDVTVNMVRPGYRVSKRDQATRQIPSNHRLTAEDAIAYLEANYDLEVTT
- the rplX gene encoding 50S ribosomal protein L24, yielding MSEQPTKQRMGTERAPLHERHKQVRATLSDDLREEYGQRSVTVNAGDTVEVLRGDFAGEEGEVLAVDLKAATVHVEGVTQETAEDEEVPRPLDASNLRVTELDLEDPVREARLEGETE
- a CDS encoding 30S ribosomal protein S17; this translates as MAIGLNVTEPEGTCADDNCPFHGSLSVRGQVIEGTVASTDMEKTVVVEREYDVYVPKYDRYMKRRSRVAAHAPACFDLQTGDTVRIAETRPLSKTKSHVVVEVTDDGGEA
- the rpmC gene encoding 50S ribosomal protein L29 produces the protein MTILHPTEIRDMTPAERESELEELQTELLNAKAVKAAGGAPENPARIKELRRTVARIKTIQAEERDPAAEEQ
- a CDS encoding ribonuclease P protein component 1, translated to MTLSPETLPGHELIGLQVRVTSSTDPSRVGIEGRVVDETKHTLLIERDSGEVRVPKAGTKFEFVITDEAAASAKGAGTVAQPAVSAGSAGEATASVTVDGRRLLSRPARRTVSGGRLQWR